One segment of Papaver somniferum cultivar HN1 unplaced genomic scaffold, ASM357369v1 unplaced-scaffold_137, whole genome shotgun sequence DNA contains the following:
- the LOC113334975 gene encoding uncharacterized protein LOC113334975, whose translation MESVSYEQKSKGNCIPDNGTFYEEMKDTVVYLYIIKPIQEVEEEDESNYFTDGDPGQQLQDQDPKVVEEPESEKLMIGTGVIIEGGYILTAAHIVNGNSSVSLRHLEGSNFIHCKVIYIDTNKDLALLERRLLVEGSPMKYVNFGKLEEIKTGRNVYCISNAGSNRGTFTIGYISIHRRLIESKNRIQISNNLHGYQRGSIGAPVFSSRGLLIGIFAKGDKPYDLAIPIDTVKEFVEDFEKEQGSKQGKEQRSKRRKTTKKRKST comes from the coding sequence ATGGAGAGTGTTTCATATGAACAGAAATCTAAGGGAAACTGTATTCCAGATAACGGAACATTTTATGAGGAGATGAAAGATACTGTTGTGTATCTGTATATCATTAAACCTATACAAGAagtggaggaagaagatgaaagtAATTACTTCACGGACGGGGATCCCGGTCAACAGCTTCAAGATCAGGATCCTAAGGTGGTTGAAGAACCGGAATCCGAGAAACTGATGATTGGAACAGGCGTTATAATTGAAGGAGGCTATATACTAACTGCTGCACATATTGTCAATGGTAATTCATCCGTTTCTCTAAGGCATCTTGAAGGGTCGAATTTTATTCACTGTAAAGTGATTTATATTGATACGAACAAAGATTTAGCATTGCTTGAGAGACGTCTTCTTGTTGAAGGAAGCCCTATGAAATATGTCAATTTTGGCAAGTTGGAGGAGATAAAAACAGGTCGAAATGTTTATTGTATATCAAATGCTGGGTCGAATCGGGGTACATTCACTATTGGATACATTTCAATTCATAGAAGATTGATTGAGAGTAAGAATCGTATCCAGATCAGCAACAATCTCCACGGATATCAAAGGGGTTCAATTGGTGCACCTGTTTTTTCATCTCGTGGATTGCTAATTGGAATTTTTGCCAAAGGAGATAAACCGTATGACCTTGCAATCCCAATTGACACTGTGAAAGAATTCGTGGAAGattttgaaaaagaacaagggagCAAACAAGGAAAAGAACAGAGAAGCAAACGCCGGAAAACAACAAAAAAGCGAAAGTCCACTTAA